A genomic window from Sulfurospirillum multivorans DSM 12446 includes:
- a CDS encoding response regulator transcription factor has protein sequence MQKILLIEDDEEFASLIQAFLEQRSLHVDICDDPFNAIVTSLDAYSLVLLDLGLPGMDGLEVCRELRKKSQIPIIISSARNSTSDKVMGLQIGADDYLPKPYDPDELYARISSLLRRVRAFADDKPKKVFVVDVKAHDVLYLEHPLLLTEAEFEVASQLVKHNGNVVSKEQLLYDSPAISSMDGKSLEMIISKIRGKIKPYSPKEHIIALRGRGYRLVE, from the coding sequence ATGCAAAAGATTTTATTGATTGAAGATGATGAAGAGTTTGCCTCTTTGATTCAAGCGTTTTTGGAGCAAAGAAGCTTACATGTAGATATCTGCGATGACCCTTTTAACGCTATCGTTACATCTCTTGATGCGTACAGTTTAGTACTTTTGGATTTGGGGCTTCCAGGGATGGATGGGCTTGAAGTGTGTCGTGAACTACGCAAAAAAAGCCAGATTCCTATTATTATCTCCTCCGCTCGCAACAGTACCAGCGACAAAGTGATGGGACTTCAAATCGGTGCGGATGATTACTTGCCAAAACCTTATGACCCTGATGAGCTGTATGCACGCATTAGCAGTTTGTTGCGCAGAGTCCGTGCCTTTGCCGATGATAAACCCAAAAAAGTATTTGTTGTGGATGTTAAAGCCCATGATGTGCTCTACTTGGAACACCCTTTGTTGCTCACCGAAGCAGAATTTGAAGTTGCTTCACAGCTCGTCAAACATAATGGCAATGTGGTTTCCAAAGAGCAACTCCTCTACGATTCACCCGCTATATCCTCGATGGATGGGAAAAGTTTAGAGATGATTATCAGCAAAATTCGTGGGAAAATCAAACCCTATTCACCTAAAGAGCACATCATCGCCCTTCGTGGTCGAGGGTACCGCCTTGTGGAGTAA
- a CDS encoding metal/formaldehyde-sensitive transcriptional repressor, protein MSHTIANKEKLLLRVKKIKGQLSSLEKALEDEKECFKILQQISAARGAIHSLMSEVLDGHIKEHLGNHVSEADREKEILNLASLLKTYLR, encoded by the coding sequence ATGTCTCATACGATCGCCAATAAAGAGAAACTGCTTTTGCGGGTTAAAAAAATCAAAGGGCAATTGAGCAGTCTTGAAAAAGCTTTGGAAGACGAAAAAGAGTGTTTTAAAATATTACAGCAAATCAGCGCGGCACGAGGTGCAATACACTCGTTAATGAGCGAGGTACTTGATGGGCATATTAAAGAACATCTTGGAAATCACGTCAGTGAAGCTGATCGTGAAAAAGAGATACTTAACCTTGCGAGTCTTTTAAAAACGTATTTGAGGTAA
- the dmeF gene encoding CDF family Co(II)/Ni(II) efflux transporter DmeF, producing MNTLESLKCLAHSHNFDTSNPIAQKNTLYATLLTFAMMVFEIVGGLYFNSMALLADGWHMSSHTLALGMAFIAYVMAHKFAKDFRFNFGTYKIEVLGGYTSAILLLVVAFFMAFHSFERLFNPVQIAYQEAIAIAVLGLIVNLICAWLLQDDHHRHHGHEHHEHHNHRHDMNLKAAYLHVLADAMTSVLAIVALLGGMLWGANWLDPVMGIVGSILVFVWAIGLIKQSGKILLDATMDEPIVQEIIDVINTLEEKISIKDLHVWQVGKGKYGCILTLYAQMTLNIERIKHELSIHEELVHVSIELA from the coding sequence ATGAACACGCTAGAATCGCTCAAATGTCTTGCACATTCGCACAATTTCGATACCTCCAATCCGATCGCACAGAAAAATACGCTTTATGCTACTCTGTTGACGTTTGCTATGATGGTCTTTGAAATCGTCGGCGGTCTTTATTTTAACTCAATGGCACTTTTAGCGGACGGATGGCATATGAGTTCGCATACTTTGGCACTTGGCATGGCGTTTATAGCGTACGTTATGGCACATAAATTCGCGAAAGACTTTCGCTTTAATTTCGGAACGTATAAGATAGAAGTGCTAGGTGGCTACACCAGTGCGATTTTACTTTTGGTCGTCGCTTTTTTTATGGCATTCCACTCGTTTGAACGCCTTTTCAATCCGGTGCAAATTGCCTATCAAGAAGCGATCGCCATAGCTGTTCTCGGATTGATCGTCAATCTTATATGCGCATGGCTTCTCCAAGACGATCATCATCGTCACCACGGACACGAACATCATGAACATCATAACCACCGTCACGATATGAATCTTAAAGCTGCTTACCTTCACGTTCTCGCCGATGCGATGACGTCGGTTTTAGCGATTGTCGCACTTTTAGGCGGCATGCTATGGGGTGCAAATTGGCTTGATCCGGTTATGGGAATCGTCGGTTCAATCTTGGTTTTCGTATGGGCGATAGGGCTGATCAAACAATCGGGGAAAATACTTTTAGACGCAACGATGGACGAGCCGATCGTTCAAGAAATCATCGACGTTATCAATACTTTGGAAGAAAAAATTTCGATTAAGGATTTGCATGTATGGCAAGTCGGCAAAGGCAAATATGGCTGCATTCTAACGCTTTACGCTCAAATGACCCTTAACATCGAACGTATCAAACACGAGCTTTCCATTCATGAAGAGCTGGTACATGTATCGATCGAACTCGCATAA
- a CDS encoding PepSY-associated TM helix domain-containing protein codes for MNEINASKLWKQRLLRLHVALGMVVSLVMYISVFFGIFAIFLPYLQVWEKPSRHIEMADVTQIEYEMMLNRVLEDPNCPKNNLLITLPGTKGETALSISHRFSAPLFFNPLSGAKIQDEGAQSQLASFLNKLHYGKVLDFDKELFGVAFSFFGRLLFGFMAVGVMSIVISGVILIIIFSYTNKPKTPQALFSRLHVKIFTWIFPIFLLITLSGAFMNLSLLSSVPMAKLASGGKESRIDAIIGPVLFPKEEARIASGETAPMLPIKTLIAKAQTLNPQINFQQLKLVNWNATNAQIELKGYDVTKPFLNGGAFNKPSLTLSAVDGSLISEQKALDRSWSVFFAEATFFLHFLAGVDMISRTLIALVMVASAFAIGFGVMLWLEKQAKKFDERIPFYHWMAKLSLSIMVGVIPATGVLFVLQWLLPFDLSDRLLWQKGLFYNAWLATLFWAFYRFNTYQAAKEFLALGGALFTGSVLLHWFMLGFFPFSSILGVDIWLLVLGCVLLWSARKLPRMPEEAQSFWIRKKERA; via the coding sequence ATGAATGAGATCAACGCATCCAAATTATGGAAACAACGTCTTTTAAGGCTTCATGTAGCTCTTGGTATGGTCGTATCGCTGGTCATGTACATCAGCGTTTTCTTTGGCATTTTTGCCATTTTTCTGCCTTATCTTCAGGTGTGGGAAAAGCCATCGCGTCATATTGAAATGGCAGATGTGACGCAGATTGAGTATGAAATGATGCTCAATCGGGTTTTAGAAGACCCCAATTGTCCCAAAAATAATCTGCTTATCACGCTTCCCGGTACAAAAGGGGAGACGGCGTTGAGCATTTCGCACCGTTTTAGTGCCCCACTTTTTTTCAATCCCCTGAGTGGAGCGAAAATTCAGGATGAAGGAGCGCAGTCGCAGCTAGCAAGTTTTTTAAACAAGCTTCATTACGGCAAAGTGCTGGATTTTGACAAAGAGCTTTTTGGAGTCGCCTTTAGCTTTTTTGGGCGTTTGCTCTTTGGATTTATGGCTGTGGGCGTGATGAGTATCGTTATTTCAGGCGTTATTTTGATCATCATCTTCTCCTACACGAACAAACCCAAAACGCCGCAAGCGCTTTTTTCACGTTTACATGTAAAGATTTTTACGTGGATTTTTCCTATCTTTTTGCTGATTACACTCAGCGGCGCTTTTATGAATCTCTCGCTTCTGAGCTCCGTCCCGATGGCAAAACTAGCAAGTGGCGGCAAAGAGAGCCGCATCGATGCGATCATCGGTCCTGTGCTGTTTCCCAAAGAAGAGGCGCGTATCGCTTCTGGTGAAACAGCGCCGATGCTACCGATTAAGACATTAATCGCAAAAGCGCAAACCCTCAATCCGCAGATCAACTTTCAGCAATTAAAGCTGGTCAACTGGAACGCTACAAATGCCCAGATCGAGCTCAAAGGGTACGATGTTACCAAGCCATTTTTAAACGGAGGTGCCTTTAATAAGCCGAGTTTAACCCTCAGTGCGGTCGATGGCTCGCTTATCTCAGAGCAAAAAGCACTGGATCGTTCGTGGAGCGTTTTCTTTGCGGAAGCGACCTTTTTTCTGCACTTCTTAGCAGGCGTGGATATGATTAGCCGAACATTGATTGCGTTGGTGATGGTTGCATCTGCCTTTGCGATTGGCTTTGGCGTGATGTTGTGGCTTGAAAAACAGGCGAAAAAGTTTGATGAACGCATTCCTTTTTACCACTGGATGGCAAAACTCTCTTTAAGCATCATGGTTGGCGTCATTCCTGCAACAGGCGTGCTTTTTGTGTTGCAATGGCTTTTGCCGTTTGATCTGAGTGATCGGCTTTTATGGCAAAAAGGACTCTTTTACAATGCGTGGCTGGCAACGCTTTTCTGGGCATTTTACCGCTTCAACACCTACCAAGCCGCCAAAGAGTTTTTAGCCTTGGGCGGTGCGTTGTTTACAGGCTCCGTTTTGCTGCACTGGTTTATGCTAGGATTTTTCCCTTTTAGCTCTATTTTAGGGGTCGATATTTGGCTTTTGGTGTTGGGATGCGTATTGCTTTGGAGTGCACGAAAACTGCCACGTATGCCTGAAGAGGCGCAATCATTTTGGATTAGAAAAAAGGAGAGAGCATGA
- a CDS encoding TonB-dependent receptor, giving the protein MLDKKLWKMSLAVCLLLPSLAFSENTTTVELSEVTVTGEKIERSLQETTTAVSVFKGDTIDASQTKSAYDVAAQVPNMINNPSDLPVIRGVSGAGPASGMHAFISGARPRISTSVDGLSESWSGQRYLDIGAWDIEQIEVLRGPQSTTQGRNSIGGAVVINTKDPTFEPEGAVRVGYENEDDKALLAAMISGPIVEDELALRLAAQGVYGHGFINYTGASTPWDPSEIKQGSVRGKMLWIPKDIEGLIVKTTVSHRSQEGEYMNEISNPDISLFQDVVTSSNPVRYTDTTTTTVSVDVEYAINDDLKLYTLLGHSDYQASFEQATLVMPLDLDEKSNTLETRLVHDPKGGLLTSMVGLYFYNRTQDIATDGITLLSGDDEIKTAALFAEESLHVSDSLDVIFGGRVEREQQERDVSYQRGANMASTDTDTAETIFLPKVGINYKLTPEHNLGFTIRKGYTPGGGSIYVSAVPYTYYEFDKEEVWTYEATTRSLMLNKSLTLNTNLFYNDYDGYQGLLSNRITNIPEGKSYGFEAEASYRLSSDLELHGGFGLLRSEITEAPTGTSYKGNEFNYAPHFTGNVGFTQHFGGGFFFGSDLSYVGEYYSGIDNNEAYTAGKYTLVNANFGYETKSYTIRTYVKNALDEDVLYSYRGTNLQVGQPRTFGVTFDYRF; this is encoded by the coding sequence ATGTTAGACAAAAAATTGTGGAAAATGAGTTTGGCTGTATGTTTACTGCTACCGTCACTTGCATTTTCAGAAAACACTACCACGGTGGAACTCTCAGAAGTAACCGTTACGGGCGAAAAAATTGAGCGTTCTTTGCAAGAGACAACAACTGCGGTCAGTGTTTTCAAGGGCGATACCATTGATGCTTCACAAACAAAATCGGCGTACGATGTAGCGGCGCAAGTACCCAATATGATCAATAATCCCTCAGATCTTCCCGTCATTCGTGGTGTCAGTGGCGCAGGCCCTGCATCGGGAATGCACGCGTTTATCTCGGGGGCGCGTCCACGCATTAGTACGAGTGTGGATGGTTTGAGTGAGAGTTGGAGCGGACAGCGTTATTTGGACATTGGCGCTTGGGATATTGAACAGATCGAAGTGCTTCGTGGCCCTCAATCGACCACACAAGGACGCAATAGCATCGGTGGTGCGGTTGTCATCAATACCAAAGATCCGACGTTTGAGCCTGAGGGTGCTGTGCGCGTTGGTTATGAAAACGAAGATGACAAAGCGCTGCTTGCCGCGATGATCTCAGGCCCCATCGTAGAGGATGAGTTGGCATTACGACTTGCTGCGCAGGGCGTTTACGGACATGGATTTATCAATTATACGGGAGCGAGTACGCCTTGGGACCCTTCAGAGATCAAGCAAGGCAGTGTGCGGGGAAAAATGCTTTGGATTCCTAAAGATATTGAAGGGTTGATCGTCAAGACGACCGTATCGCATCGTAGCCAAGAGGGCGAATATATGAATGAAATCAGCAACCCTGATATTTCATTATTCCAAGATGTCGTCACATCTTCCAACCCTGTGCGTTACACCGATACCACCACCACAACCGTAAGTGTCGATGTCGAATACGCGATCAATGATGATCTAAAGCTTTATACGTTACTCGGTCATAGCGATTATCAAGCCTCGTTTGAACAAGCAACACTTGTGATGCCTTTGGACTTGGATGAAAAAAGCAATACCCTTGAAACGCGTTTGGTGCATGACCCCAAAGGTGGGTTGTTGACGAGCATGGTGGGGCTTTATTTTTACAACCGTACGCAAGATATTGCAACCGATGGTATCACACTGTTGAGTGGTGATGATGAGATCAAAACGGCCGCTTTATTTGCTGAAGAGTCTTTACATGTAAGCGACTCTTTAGATGTAATTTTTGGTGGACGTGTTGAGAGAGAGCAACAAGAAAGAGACGTTTCGTATCAAAGAGGGGCCAATATGGCCTCCACCGATACCGATACGGCTGAAACGATTTTCCTGCCAAAAGTAGGCATCAACTACAAACTTACTCCAGAACACAATTTAGGTTTTACGATTCGCAAAGGCTACACACCAGGAGGTGGCTCCATCTATGTGAGTGCTGTGCCTTACACCTACTATGAGTTTGATAAAGAAGAGGTGTGGACGTATGAAGCGACAACGCGCTCGTTAATGCTCAATAAAAGTCTAACGCTCAATACCAACCTTTTCTACAACGATTATGATGGTTACCAAGGCTTGTTAAGTAATCGTATTACCAACATTCCTGAGGGTAAAAGTTACGGTTTTGAAGCCGAAGCGAGTTACCGTTTGAGCTCTGATTTGGAGCTACACGGCGGGTTTGGTCTTTTACGATCTGAAATCACCGAAGCGCCAACGGGTACGAGTTATAAAGGAAATGAGTTCAATTACGCGCCTCATTTTACGGGTAATGTTGGCTTTACGCAACACTTTGGTGGAGGCTTTTTCTTTGGAAGCGACCTCTCGTATGTGGGTGAATACTACTCAGGCATCGATAACAACGAAGCATACACCGCAGGCAAATACACGCTGGTCAATGCCAATTTTGGCTATGAAACCAAAAGCTATACGATTCGCACTTACGTCAAAAATGCGTTGGATGAAGATGTGCTTTATTCGTATCGAGGAACAAACTTGCAAGTGGGTCAACCGCGCACCTTTGGCGTGACGTTTGATTACCGATTTTAA
- a CDS encoding helix-turn-helix transcriptional regulator: protein MSESSVLRINAYDLLQIAQTKQYPFSRENFLAKVKPELGDGTFIWYNLGNGVAAYTYAYVLHQDTITSLSSDIPGAVLVFNLGDDFTHVFKNKTQYLIKKNSFFIGFSSHAFCMEMQMQKDKRYRTITIGIKEELLFHLISNYQEVYTKMAEETQQNGYAVLEGGEIDLRQLEILKAFDEHAMDENLLNVLYLEAHIMYLAHYTIERMMSTMHKIADFSLDIKTIHSLEKARHIILHEYDKELSIKQIAYRSAINECYLKKDFKAYYGMTVYEMLQKQRLDVAKTLLQKNLSVKEAAFKVGYKHTGNFSKRFVEHFGISPSVYRKQLL from the coding sequence GTGAGCGAAAGTTCTGTTTTACGTATCAATGCTTATGATCTGTTGCAGATCGCTCAAACAAAGCAGTACCCTTTTTCGCGTGAAAATTTTTTAGCAAAGGTCAAACCCGAACTGGGTGATGGGACGTTTATTTGGTATAACCTTGGAAACGGTGTGGCAGCGTATACGTATGCGTATGTTTTGCATCAAGACACGATAACATCGCTCTCTTCGGATATTCCTGGGGCTGTGTTGGTGTTCAACCTTGGCGATGACTTTACGCACGTGTTTAAAAATAAGACACAATACCTCATCAAGAAAAACAGCTTTTTTATCGGTTTTTCATCGCATGCGTTTTGTATGGAGATGCAGATGCAAAAAGACAAGCGCTACCGTACGATTACGATTGGCATCAAAGAAGAGCTGCTATTTCATCTCATCTCAAATTATCAAGAGGTGTACACAAAGATGGCTGAGGAGACGCAACAGAATGGTTATGCCGTTTTAGAAGGTGGTGAGATTGACCTGCGGCAACTGGAGATTTTAAAGGCGTTTGATGAACACGCAATGGATGAAAATCTTTTGAATGTGCTCTATTTGGAAGCGCATATTATGTATTTGGCGCACTATACGATTGAACGTATGATGAGCACGATGCACAAGATTGCCGATTTTTCGTTGGATATTAAGACGATTCATTCACTTGAAAAGGCGAGACATATCATCTTGCACGAGTACGATAAAGAGCTTTCGATTAAGCAGATTGCCTATCGTTCGGCAATTAATGAGTGCTATTTGAAAAAAGATTTTAAAGCGTATTACGGTATGACCGTGTATGAGATGCTTCAAAAGCAGCGCTTAGATGTGGCAAAGACCTTGCTTCAAAAAAATCTCAGTGTGAAAGAAGCGGCGTTTAAAGTCGGTTACAAACATACGGGCAATTTTAGCAAACGTTTTGTGGAGCATTTTGGCATATCTCCGAGCGTTTATCGTAAACAACTCTTATAA
- a CDS encoding mechanosensitive ion channel family protein — translation MTINLLLDYTIMGNPFLDYCIAFGFFTLGSLSVFIFKYYILTKLKIWINAIPTHVSGLIISVIETYFIPVFYFSIFYLSLKFLVLSSKFEHILDVMIFVVLTLFSVRIVIAIAHYSLQRYLQTSVDSIQKKDQLKGISGLVSFAIWMIAIMFLLDNLGVKISAVVAGLGIGGIAVALAAQAVLGDLFSYFVIFFDKPFESGDFIMVGDKIGVVEHIGIKTTRIRALSGEQLVFSNTDLTNSRVHNYKRMEKRRVVFSLGVTYQIAPEQLKKITTIVKEIITMIDTTTYDRGHFASYGDSSLNFEFVYYVNSDDYTIYMDIQESINMAIFEAFGKEGIEFAYPTHTLFIRKNAEEA, via the coding sequence ATGACGATCAATTTACTCTTAGATTATACGATTATGGGCAATCCATTTTTGGACTATTGCATTGCCTTTGGCTTTTTTACATTAGGTTCTTTATCTGTTTTTATCTTTAAATATTACATTTTGACAAAGCTGAAAATATGGATCAATGCGATTCCCACACACGTGAGTGGTTTAATCATCAGTGTCATCGAGACCTATTTTATTCCTGTTTTTTACTTTTCCATCTTTTATCTGTCGCTCAAATTTCTTGTGTTGTCCTCAAAATTTGAACATATCCTTGATGTGATGATCTTTGTGGTGCTTACCCTATTCTCTGTTCGTATTGTGATTGCTATTGCGCATTATAGTTTGCAACGCTATTTACAAACATCGGTTGATTCGATACAAAAGAAAGATCAACTCAAAGGGATTAGTGGACTGGTGAGTTTTGCTATTTGGATGATTGCCATCATGTTTCTCCTTGATAATCTTGGGGTAAAAATATCAGCCGTGGTGGCAGGTCTTGGCATTGGTGGTATTGCTGTTGCGTTAGCCGCTCAAGCCGTTCTTGGGGATCTTTTTAGCTATTTTGTCATCTTTTTTGATAAACCTTTTGAGTCGGGTGATTTTATCATGGTTGGCGATAAAATAGGGGTTGTGGAGCATATTGGCATCAAAACGACCCGTATTCGCGCACTCAGTGGCGAACAACTTGTCTTTTCCAATACCGATTTGACGAATTCACGCGTGCATAATTATAAACGAATGGAAAAACGAAGGGTTGTGTTTTCCTTGGGAGTGACGTATCAGATTGCGCCAGAACAGCTCAAAAAAATCACGACCATTGTGAAAGAGATTATTACCATGATAGATACGACAACGTATGATCGAGGGCATTTTGCAAGCTATGGCGATTCAAGTTTGAATTTTGAATTTGTGTACTACGTCAATAGCGATGATTACACGATCTATATGGATATTCAAGAGTCGATTAATATGGCGATATTTGAAGCTTTTGGCAAAGAAGGGATCGAATTTGCCTACCCAACACACACACTTTTTATCCGTAAAAATGCAGAAGAAGCGTGA